From the Sulfurimonas sp. C5 genome, one window contains:
- a CDS encoding ABC-F family ATP-binding cassette domain-containing protein, with amino-acid sequence MVTVQNLTMRYGNRVLFQDINLKLDRNKRYGLIGANGAGKTTFLKILSGQIKEYEGEVIIPKANKVGVLGQNQYAFEDYTIMDAVLYGNKRLYDAIKEKEEIYMTGDFEDDAVNNRLAELETICVEEDPTYEYDVNISKILENVGIPADQHNELMSTLDSADKFKVLLAQVLYPKPDVLFLDEPTNNLDIETISWLEHELQRHEGTMVVISHDRHFLNAVVTNILDVDYQKIREFTGNYDDWYIAANVLAKQQELDNAKKLKEKEQLEAFVRRFSANASKAKQATSRQKQLEKLQIDDIKPSSRRDPSIVFKAKRVMGDEALNVIDVSHSYGDNEVLRNVSFKVNPGEKIALIGGNGVGKTTLMKILMEEMKPSTSGEIQWGATIENSYFPQDTADIIKSDGTLYDWLRAFDPKREIAEIRNCLGRMLFSGEQQEKSVSSISGGEKHRMMLSKMMLEGGNFLLLDEPTNHLDLEAIVALGEALHEFNGNVICVSHDRELLDAFATRIIELHDDGSYIDFEGSYEEFAEMKEAQK; translated from the coding sequence ATGGTAACTGTACAAAACTTAACAATGAGATATGGAAACAGAGTTCTGTTTCAAGACATTAACTTAAAACTTGACCGCAATAAACGTTACGGTCTTATTGGTGCAAACGGTGCCGGAAAAACTACTTTTTTAAAAATTTTATCTGGACAAATCAAAGAGTATGAAGGGGAAGTGATCATCCCTAAAGCAAATAAAGTCGGTGTACTTGGACAAAACCAGTATGCATTTGAAGATTATACGATTATGGATGCTGTTTTATACGGAAACAAAAGACTTTATGATGCGATCAAAGAAAAAGAAGAGATCTATATGACTGGTGATTTTGAAGACGATGCGGTAAATAATCGTCTTGCAGAACTGGAGACTATCTGTGTAGAGGAAGACCCTACGTATGAGTACGATGTAAACATTTCAAAGATCTTAGAAAATGTGGGTATCCCTGCGGATCAACATAATGAACTAATGTCTACACTTGATAGTGCTGACAAATTCAAAGTTCTTCTTGCGCAAGTTCTTTATCCGAAACCTGATGTTCTTTTCCTCGATGAGCCTACGAATAACCTTGACATTGAGACTATCAGCTGGTTAGAGCATGAATTACAACGCCACGAAGGGACAATGGTAGTTATCTCTCACGATAGACACTTCCTAAATGCAGTTGTAACAAATATTTTAGACGTTGACTACCAAAAAATTCGTGAATTTACTGGTAATTACGATGACTGGTATATTGCTGCAAATGTTTTAGCAAAACAACAAGAGCTAGATAACGCTAAAAAACTTAAAGAAAAAGAGCAATTAGAAGCATTCGTTCGCCGTTTCTCTGCAAATGCATCAAAAGCAAAACAAGCAACTTCAAGACAAAAGCAACTTGAAAAACTTCAAATTGACGACATCAAACCATCGTCTCGCCGTGATCCTTCTATCGTTTTCAAAGCAAAACGTGTAATGGGTGACGAAGCATTAAATGTTATTGATGTTTCACACTCTTACGGAGATAACGAAGTTCTAAGAAACGTATCTTTTAAAGTAAATCCGGGTGAAAAGATAGCACTTATCGGTGGAAACGGTGTTGGTAAAACAACACTAATGAAAATCCTTATGGAAGAGATGAAACCAAGTACGAGCGGTGAAATTCAATGGGGTGCTACAATTGAGAACTCTTATTTCCCTCAAGACACTGCAGATATCATCAAAAGTGACGGTACACTTTACGACTGGTTACGTGCATTTGATCCAAAACGTGAAATCGCAGAGATCAGAAACTGTCTAGGGCGTATGCTTTTCTCAGGTGAACAACAAGAGAAATCTGTTTCATCTATCTCAGGTGGGGAAAAACACCGTATGATGCTTTCAAAAATGATGCTAGAGGGTGGAAACTTCTTACTTTTAGATGAACCTACCAACCACCTTGACCTTGAAGCGATTGTAGCACTTGGTGAAGCATTACATGAATTTAACGGCAACGTGATCTGTGTATCTCATGACCGTGAGTTACTTGATGCATTTGCTACTCGTATTATTGAGCTTCATGATGATGGTTCATACATAGACTTCGAAGGCTCTTACGAAGAATTTGCAGAGATGAAAGAGGCGCAAAAATAA
- a CDS encoding DUF5718 family protein, which translates to MEYKEFLGLGIAGNFALHLAQAGELEDFKDVITEDEAAPKGMFPFYLPCEKSVASSLEYKPKDMLFTYPLSSNTITLPKEDVNVQAEPEVGLVCEIEYEGTQITNIIPTHFGAYNDCSIRVAGASKISDKKNWGINSKGVSKKLFKIDKFSDGGVMDNFSIASFLRRNDEVHAYGEDVTLNGYSYFYEKLTEWIKNQINTQKEFGPLEPISEYINACGKPTKALISIGATRYTNYGETTFLQENDEVIVVVYDNTKISSSKVVDAVKNSTYDSTIMSVLSQKVEK; encoded by the coding sequence ATGGAGTATAAAGAGTTTTTAGGGCTTGGTATTGCCGGAAACTTTGCACTTCACTTAGCACAAGCAGGTGAACTAGAAGATTTTAAAGACGTAATCACAGAAGATGAAGCAGCTCCTAAAGGGATGTTTCCTTTTTATCTTCCTTGTGAAAAGTCTGTTGCATCTTCATTAGAATATAAACCTAAAGATATGCTTTTTACATATCCTCTTTCAAGTAATACTATTACGCTACCAAAAGAGGATGTAAATGTTCAGGCTGAACCTGAAGTTGGTCTTGTTTGTGAAATTGAATATGAAGGTACTCAAATCACGAACATAATACCGACACATTTTGGTGCATATAACGATTGCTCGATTCGTGTTGCAGGAGCTTCAAAAATCAGTGACAAAAAAAACTGGGGGATCAACTCTAAGGGTGTAAGTAAAAAACTTTTTAAAATTGATAAATTTAGTGATGGTGGAGTCATGGACAACTTCAGCATTGCAAGTTTTTTACGCCGTAATGATGAAGTACATGCTTATGGTGAAGATGTTACATTAAACGGTTACAGCTATTTTTATGAAAAACTGACTGAGTGGATTAAAAACCAAATCAATACTCAAAAAGAGTTCGGACCATTAGAGCCGATTTCTGAGTATATCAATGCATGTGGAAAACCGACAAAAGCATTAATCAGCATCGGTGCTACACGTTATACAAACTATGGCGAAACAACATTTTTACAAGAAAATGATGAAGTTATTGTTGTAGTTTATGACAATACAAAAATATCATCTTCTAAAGTTGTAGATGCAGTGAAAAACAGTACATATGATTCAACTATAATGAGTGTTCTCTCTCAAAAAGTAGAAAAATAA
- a CDS encoding Na/Pi symporter produces the protein MYNIIIALSGLGMFLFGMGYMELALKEFAGIKFKRWLKQSTQTNMKAIVTGGLATALLQSSSVVTLMTLSFVSASLITLNGAIGIIFGANIGTTATAWLVAILGFKVKIEVFALPMIGLGGIVLMFVKNRKLSATAKIFVGFGLLFMGLDILKTAIEGFALGIDLASYKNFPLFIFLLLGLIITALIQSSSAATAIILSALSSHILTFDMAAAMAIGTNIGTTATAILGAIGGVSYKKRVAAAHLLFNIFTAAIAFIFLSQLTYFILEFLHFKNDSVTALALFHTMFNILGVILLSPFINKIAAFLNKLFIVKKEVATKYIHMVEPTVAESALIAIRNEISHLFINTIKFSCMIVNIKPSEVLKMEKLPYQIVHDATKEYDFDYNKRYDTLKSVEFETIKYLNKISELPLTEEQSQALDTLYTASRESVYTARILKDIKNNVDEFFQSDDEKMQYYFNLIRENLVKAMQNALLYGDKKTSAEVIHKNHEEILKENKSFVNKLTRNFEKDSLDEKAVVAFLNSNRSVLLAISSFVDAARVLEIVFEMEEQVEEEKEL, from the coding sequence ATGTACAATATCATAATAGCACTTAGCGGGCTTGGTATGTTCCTATTTGGAATGGGATATATGGAGCTGGCACTTAAGGAATTCGCTGGAATAAAGTTTAAAAGATGGTTAAAACAATCAACCCAGACAAACATGAAAGCGATTGTAACAGGTGGATTGGCCACGGCATTATTGCAAAGTTCTTCAGTTGTAACGTTAATGACTCTTTCTTTTGTAAGTGCTTCGTTGATCACTTTAAACGGTGCGATAGGAATTATTTTCGGTGCGAATATCGGAACTACTGCAACAGCCTGGTTGGTAGCAATACTTGGATTTAAAGTAAAAATTGAAGTATTTGCATTGCCTATGATAGGTCTAGGCGGTATTGTTCTTATGTTTGTAAAAAACAGAAAACTGAGTGCTACAGCAAAGATATTTGTCGGTTTTGGCCTATTGTTTATGGGATTAGATATTCTCAAGACAGCTATTGAAGGGTTTGCTCTGGGAATAGATCTGGCTTCTTATAAAAACTTCCCGCTTTTTATTTTTCTACTTTTAGGGCTTATAATTACTGCCTTGATTCAATCAAGTTCGGCGGCAACAGCAATCATCTTAAGTGCTCTAAGTAGTCATATTCTTACTTTCGATATGGCTGCAGCTATGGCCATTGGGACAAATATTGGTACAACTGCAACAGCTATACTTGGAGCAATTGGCGGGGTGTCATATAAGAAAAGAGTGGCTGCAGCTCACCTGCTTTTTAATATATTCACAGCAGCAATAGCATTTATTTTTCTTTCGCAGCTTACTTATTTTATTCTAGAGTTCCTTCATTTTAAAAATGACTCTGTTACTGCATTGGCACTTTTTCATACCATGTTTAATATTTTGGGAGTTATTCTTTTAAGTCCATTTATTAATAAAATAGCAGCATTTTTAAATAAATTGTTTATCGTAAAAAAAGAAGTGGCAACTAAATATATCCATATGGTTGAACCAACAGTTGCAGAGAGTGCATTAATAGCCATTAGAAATGAGATTTCCCATCTATTTATAAATACGATTAAATTTAGTTGTATGATTGTAAATATCAAACCAAGTGAAGTTTTGAAGATGGAAAAACTGCCTTATCAAATCGTTCATGATGCTACAAAAGAGTATGATTTTGATTACAATAAAAGATATGATACATTAAAAAGTGTAGAATTTGAGACAATCAAATACCTCAATAAAATTAGTGAACTTCCATTAACAGAAGAACAATCACAAGCCTTAGATACTTTGTATACAGCTTCCAGAGAGTCTGTTTATACTGCAAGAATATTAAAAGATATCAAAAATAATGTGGATGAGTTTTTTCAAAGTGATGATGAGAAGATGCAATACTACTTTAATTTAATCCGTGAAAATCTTGTAAAAGCTATGCAAAATGCTCTTTTATACGGAGATAAAAAAACTTCGGCAGAGGTAATCCATAAAAATCATGAGGAGATTCTCAAAGAGAATAAAAGTTTTGTAAACAAGCTGACAAGAAATTTTGAGAAGGACTCACTAGATGAAAAGGCTGTTGTTGCCTTTTTAAATTCTAACCGTTCTGTACTTTTGGCTATAAGTTCGTTTGTTGATGCTGCTAGAGTCTTAGAAATTGTATTTGAAATGGAAGAACAAGTTGAAGAGGAAAAAGAACTTTAG
- a CDS encoding GNAT family N-acetyltransferase — MQIRELTLKELDIAWDVVKELRSALTYNEFEDLIYEMRDINYTMIGIFEKDKLITYAGVAVSTNLYHKRHLFVYELVTQNSFQSQGYGKMMIEYLHDYAKMAACENLVLSSGFARENAHRFYENNGFEKKSFVFVKAI, encoded by the coding sequence ATGCAAATAAGAGAACTTACTTTAAAAGAACTGGATATTGCGTGGGATGTAGTCAAAGAACTAAGATCTGCACTCACTTATAATGAATTTGAAGATCTGATCTATGAGATGCGCGATATTAACTACACCATGATTGGAATTTTTGAAAAGGATAAGCTGATAACCTATGCAGGTGTCGCCGTAAGTACAAACCTTTATCATAAACGCCATCTTTTTGTATATGAACTAGTGACACAAAACAGCTTTCAAAGTCAGGGATACGGGAAGATGATGATTGAATATCTGCACGATTATGCAAAGATGGCAGCATGTGAGAACCTTGTACTCTCTTCAGGATTTGCGAGAGAAAATGCACACAGGTTTTATGAAAATAACGGATTTGAGAAAAAAAGCTTTGTGTTTGTAAAAGCTATTTAG
- a CDS encoding translation initiation factor: MSRGKKLDLFIGANIEDGWNEIEEKKNTSKKTVLSLNKHQLFFSKEKRRGKVVTLVGEFQLEKNNAEELLKKLKKKLGCGGSFKDGFMEFQGELKEKLRPLLVDEGFNFKAKH; the protein is encoded by the coding sequence ATGTCCAGAGGAAAAAAGTTAGATCTGTTTATAGGTGCAAATATTGAAGATGGCTGGAATGAAATAGAAGAGAAAAAAAACACTTCTAAAAAAACTGTCTTAAGTCTGAATAAACATCAACTTTTTTTCTCAAAAGAGAAGCGTAGAGGCAAAGTTGTAACGCTTGTAGGAGAGTTTCAACTTGAAAAAAACAATGCCGAGGAACTTCTCAAAAAACTCAAAAAAAAGCTTGGCTGCGGTGGAAGTTTTAAAGATGGCTTTATGGAATTCCAAGGGGAACTCAAAGAAAAACTTCGGCCTCTCTTAGTTGATGAAGGTTTTAACTTCAAAGCCAAGCACTAA
- a CDS encoding YchJ family protein has protein sequence MCICGNEKDFNECCGPIISKETLPKSAEELMRSRYSAYVQANGEYLVYSAVKENQYQEDIALIEEFSNSVEWLKLDVLEVTPNTVEFKAYYRDKDGIQVLHEKSNFVQEDGVWKYKDGELYNTKIERNESCPCGSGKKYKKCCAK, from the coding sequence ATGTGTATATGTGGTAACGAAAAAGATTTTAACGAGTGTTGCGGACCTATTATAAGTAAAGAAACACTTCCTAAAAGTGCCGAAGAATTAATGCGTAGCCGCTATTCTGCCTATGTTCAGGCAAACGGTGAATATTTAGTATATTCGGCAGTCAAAGAGAACCAGTACCAAGAAGATATAGCTTTAATCGAAGAGTTCTCAAACTCTGTAGAATGGTTAAAACTTGATGTATTGGAAGTAACGCCAAATACGGTAGAGTTTAAAGCCTATTATCGTGATAAAGATGGTATCCAAGTACTGCATGAAAAAAGTAATTTTGTTCAAGAAGACGGTGTTTGGAAATATAAAGACGGTGAACTCTACAATACAAAAATAGAGAGGAATGAAAGCTGTCCTTGCGGAAGTGGAAAAAAATATAAAAAATGCTGCGCTAAATAG